From Corvus cornix cornix isolate S_Up_H32 chromosome 6, ASM73873v5, whole genome shotgun sequence, one genomic window encodes:
- the TLX1 gene encoding T-cell leukemia homeobox protein 1 isoform X1, translating to MEHLGAHHLHQGQAEPISFGIDQILNTSEPGSCMVSHPRLQDSADYGLGCIVGSAYNTVTGGYGASGGAAGAYTGTSCSMGGLPGSYNVNMAVSMNGNTLSSAGGVIRVPAHRPVAGGVHQPLSAAVPAVNGMNSLTGLTFPWMESNRRYTKDRFTVALSPFTVTRRIGHPYQNRTPPKKKKPRTSFTRLQICELEKRFHRQKYLASAERAALAKALKMTDAQVKTWFQNRRTKWRRQTAEEREAERQQANRILMQLQQEAFQKTINQPIQADPICVHNSSLFALQNLQPWSDDSTKITSVTTVASACE from the exons ATGGAGCACCTCGGGGCTCACCACCTGCACCAAGGGCAAGCCGAGCCCATCAGCTTCGGCATCGACCAGATCCTCAACACGTCGGAGCCGGGCAGCTGCATGGTGTCGCACCCGCGGCTGCAGGATTCGGCGGACTACGGCCTGGGCTGCATCGTGGGCAGCGCCTATAACACGGTCACGGGTGGCTACGGGGCgagcggcggcgcggccggcgCCTACACCGGCACCTCCTGCAGCATGGGCGGCCTGCCCGGCTCCTACAACGTGAACATGGCGGTGAGCATGAACGGCAACACCTTGAGCTCGGCCGGCGGGGTGATCCGCGTCCCGGCCCATCGCCCCGTGGCCGGCGGCGTCCACCAGCCCCTCTCCGCCGCCGTGCCGGCAGTGAACGGCATGAACAGTCTCACGGGGCtcaccttcccctggatggaGAGCAACAGGCGGTACACAAAAGACAGGTTCACAG TGGCCCTCTCACCCTTCACTGTAACACGCCGTATAGGTCACCCCTACCAGAACCGCACGCCCCCCAAGAAGAAGAAGCCGCGCACCTCCTTCACCCGCCTGCAGATTTGCGAGCTGGAGAAGCGCTTCCACCGGCAGAAATACCTGGCCTCGGCCGAGCGCGCTGCCCTGGCCAAGGCCCTCAAGATGACGGACGCCCAGGTGAAGACCTGGTTCCAGAACCGGCGCACCAAGTGGAG GAGGCAGACAGCGGAGGAGCGGGAGGCCGAGCGACAGCAAGCAAACCGCATCCTCATGCAGTTGCAGCAGGAAGCCTTCCAAAAAACCATCAACCAGCCCATCCAAGCCGACCCCATCTGTGTCCACAACTCCTCTCTCTTCGCCCTCCAGAATCTCCAGCCTTGGTCTGATGACTCCACCAAGATCACCAGTGTCACCACTGTCGCCTCTGCTTGTGAATAA
- the TLX1 gene encoding T-cell leukemia homeobox protein 1 isoform X2, protein MEHLGAHHLHQGQAEPISFGIDQILNTSEPGSCMVSHPRLQDSADYGLGCIVGSAYNTVTGGYGASGGAAGAYTGTSCSMGGLPGSYNVNMAVSMNGNTLSSAGGVIRVPAHRPVAGGVHQPLSAAVPAVNGMNSLTGLTFPWMESNRRYTKDRFTGHPYQNRTPPKKKKPRTSFTRLQICELEKRFHRQKYLASAERAALAKALKMTDAQVKTWFQNRRTKWRRQTAEEREAERQQANRILMQLQQEAFQKTINQPIQADPICVHNSSLFALQNLQPWSDDSTKITSVTTVASACE, encoded by the exons ATGGAGCACCTCGGGGCTCACCACCTGCACCAAGGGCAAGCCGAGCCCATCAGCTTCGGCATCGACCAGATCCTCAACACGTCGGAGCCGGGCAGCTGCATGGTGTCGCACCCGCGGCTGCAGGATTCGGCGGACTACGGCCTGGGCTGCATCGTGGGCAGCGCCTATAACACGGTCACGGGTGGCTACGGGGCgagcggcggcgcggccggcgCCTACACCGGCACCTCCTGCAGCATGGGCGGCCTGCCCGGCTCCTACAACGTGAACATGGCGGTGAGCATGAACGGCAACACCTTGAGCTCGGCCGGCGGGGTGATCCGCGTCCCGGCCCATCGCCCCGTGGCCGGCGGCGTCCACCAGCCCCTCTCCGCCGCCGTGCCGGCAGTGAACGGCATGAACAGTCTCACGGGGCtcaccttcccctggatggaGAGCAACAGGCGGTACACAAAAGACAGGTTCACAG GTCACCCCTACCAGAACCGCACGCCCCCCAAGAAGAAGAAGCCGCGCACCTCCTTCACCCGCCTGCAGATTTGCGAGCTGGAGAAGCGCTTCCACCGGCAGAAATACCTGGCCTCGGCCGAGCGCGCTGCCCTGGCCAAGGCCCTCAAGATGACGGACGCCCAGGTGAAGACCTGGTTCCAGAACCGGCGCACCAAGTGGAG GAGGCAGACAGCGGAGGAGCGGGAGGCCGAGCGACAGCAAGCAAACCGCATCCTCATGCAGTTGCAGCAGGAAGCCTTCCAAAAAACCATCAACCAGCCCATCCAAGCCGACCCCATCTGTGTCCACAACTCCTCTCTCTTCGCCCTCCAGAATCTCCAGCCTTGGTCTGATGACTCCACCAAGATCACCAGTGTCACCACTGTCGCCTCTGCTTGTGAATAA